The Clostridium sp. AWRP genome has a window encoding:
- the hsp18 gene encoding heat shock protein Hsp18, producing MFDMVPFRKNNSLKRGDAFDNFVDSFFDNDFFTPMNMNGFGNGFKVDLKENETSYVVCADLPGINKDSIDLDFNNNYLTISAKRDDSIEDKNENFVRRERRYGEFRRSFYIDNVDDSNITASFKDGVLKVSLPKLSQGKRQGKKIDIQ from the coding sequence ATGTTTGATATGGTTCCATTTAGAAAAAACAATTCTTTAAAAAGAGGCGATGCATTCGATAACTTTGTAGATTCATTCTTTGATAACGACTTTTTCACACCTATGAACATGAATGGTTTTGGCAATGGTTTCAAAGTTGATCTTAAGGAAAATGAAACTTCTTATGTAGTTTGTGCTGATTTACCAGGAATAAATAAAGATTCTATAGATTTGGATTTCAATAATAACTACTTGACCATATCTGCAAAAAGGGATGACTCTATAGAAGATAAAAATGAAAACTTTGTAAGACGTGAAAGAAGATATGGAGAATTCAGAAGAAGTTTTTACATTGATAATGTAGATGATTCAAATATTACTGCTTCCTTTAAAGATGGAGTTTTAAAAGTTAGCCTTCCAAAACTTTCACAAGGTAAAAGACAAGGTAAGAAAATAGATATACAATAA
- a CDS encoding site-specific integrase, translating into MSVTVREYYSKRLKKKIFGYEVDITLQHKRIFKSKRGFLTKTEAREAGKTVELKLKKKTKQGYNIEDVINKDKNKITVHELMDLWLNAKKSTVTYSTYKFYECFVSKIKKDLGSIKAKSLKPENIELKINTLLDNISSTTASDYYTVLNIAYNWAITRGYVIQNPCNLVQKPKRIKKEMHVYNNDQLNKLLDAIKDKTIFVPVMLAATTGMRLGEICGLKWQNVNLDSGFIELKHQLQEEDKSLKLVPLKTLSSQRKIVLLDYTIKELEKLKLQQDANKNYLGDNYHDKDFVVCQNNGLPYHPTYISRNYRRILKDTKHKVKINGKIAKLSLYEMLDIPLIRFHDLRHTHATFLLSQNVNPKIVSERLGHSSIKTTLDIYAHVLPGMQKQAINNLNKKFPPKE; encoded by the coding sequence ATGTCCGTAACTGTAAGAGAATACTACTCTAAAAGGTTAAAAAAGAAAATCTTTGGATATGAAGTAGATATTACATTGCAGCATAAACGTATATTCAAATCTAAAAGAGGATTTTTAACTAAGACAGAAGCCCGGGAAGCTGGAAAAACTGTAGAGTTAAAATTAAAGAAAAAAACAAAACAGGGATATAACATTGAAGATGTAATAAATAAAGATAAAAATAAAATTACAGTTCATGAATTAATGGATCTGTGGTTAAATGCTAAAAAATCTACTGTAACATATTCAACTTATAAATTTTATGAATGTTTTGTATCTAAGATAAAAAAAGATTTAGGCAGTATTAAAGCTAAAAGTTTGAAGCCCGAAAATATAGAGCTTAAAATAAATACTTTACTAGATAACATAAGTTCCACAACTGCTAGTGATTATTACACCGTTTTAAACATTGCCTATAACTGGGCTATAACTAGAGGTTATGTGATTCAAAACCCCTGTAATTTAGTCCAAAAACCTAAAAGAATAAAAAAAGAAATGCACGTATATAATAACGATCAACTTAATAAGCTTTTAGACGCTATTAAAGATAAGACTATTTTTGTACCTGTAATGTTAGCAGCTACAACTGGAATGAGACTTGGTGAGATCTGCGGCCTTAAATGGCAAAACGTTAATCTTGATAGTGGATTTATAGAACTAAAGCATCAATTACAGGAAGAAGATAAAAGCCTTAAATTAGTACCACTTAAAACACTTAGTAGTCAAAGAAAAATTGTTCTGTTAGACTATACCATAAAAGAATTAGAGAAACTTAAATTACAACAGGATGCAAATAAAAATTACTTAGGTGATAATTACCACGATAAAGACTTTGTGGTGTGCCAAAACAACGGTTTGCCATACCATCCAACATACATATCCCGCAATTACAGGCGTATTTTAAAAGACACTAAACATAAGGTTAAGATAAATGGTAAAATAGCAAAACTAAGCTTATATGAAATGTTAGACATACCTTTAATAAGATTCCATGATCTAAGACATACCCATGCGACATTTTTACTTTCACAAAATGTAAATCCTAAAATCGTAAGTGAACGACTTGGCCACTCCAGTATAAAAACAACTTTAGATATTTACGCTCATGTATTGCCTGGTATGCAGAAACAGGCTATAAATAATTTAAACAAAAAGTTCCCTCCAAAAGAGTAG
- a CDS encoding type II toxin-antitoxin system RnlB family antitoxin has protein sequence MKLFKIFLLEEGNYSALIVLTSCESPSKFVDQIAEELIKKEVKGKILLDTLMHSGNSDERFISVYFDGKSFLDDTFEFVQIKKNSQTRKQSASYFKECPEIVEYSILNSFQKRLLLKGCGI, from the coding sequence ATGAAGTTATTTAAGATATTTTTATTAGAAGAAGGGAATTATTCTGCATTAATAGTATTAACATCATGTGAATCCCCTTCAAAATTTGTAGATCAAATTGCAGAGGAACTTATTAAAAAAGAAGTAAAAGGAAAAATATTGTTAGATACTTTGATGCATTCAGGAAATAGTGATGAACGTTTTATATCTGTATATTTTGATGGTAAAAGCTTTTTAGATGATACATTTGAATTTGTTCAAATAAAGAAGAATAGTCAAACAAGAAAACAATCTGCTAGTTATTTTAAGGAATGTCCAGAGATAGTAGAGTATTCCATACTTAACAGTTTCCAAAAAAGGTTGTTACTAAAAGGGTGTGGAATATAA
- a CDS encoding viroplasmin family protein encodes MGKKKYYAVRKGYNTGIFESWVECQQSINGYSNAEYKSFGNIEDARVYIDNKDIRDVHKNTAIKLDTPIAYIDGSYSDEAKKYSFGCVILMPNGEKIKESGYGNETDALKTKNVAGELQGAMYVIKFLSDKGYKKAIIRHDYIGISKWFTGEWKAKNNIVKKYVEFMSRYKNIIDISFQKVQAHSGDKFNEEVDALAKNALNGKQKIKEDEYGLIAQDIDLDDLESIIDLLKEDIKDLSVKVSERAYFKMYVLTVQKERVVVKYYSDNNGKLIVQGNPEKLFSLFSTYVTELVDTDKIPIIFNKFYDIDIKKDNIEKQYKIYLSKASNELPEKIQRVLHQAVYNLNFDGDMYDPTYLVFPTYRALEGVLKFILKKYGIQYNGSFNMFTKRINGTHKLMSKYEPKIGSPKKIAYINKCFNYYFNNRNTLFHWDDPCGEQDTTRLINSTEQARKSIRDTLDLIENFFNMN; translated from the coding sequence ATGGGTAAGAAAAAATATTATGCAGTAAGAAAAGGATATAACACTGGAATTTTTGAGAGTTGGGTTGAGTGCCAGCAAAGCATTAATGGGTATAGTAATGCTGAATATAAGTCATTTGGAAACATAGAAGATGCTAGAGTATATATTGACAATAAAGATATAAGAGATGTACATAAAAATACAGCTATTAAATTGGATACACCAATTGCATATATTGATGGGAGCTATTCTGATGAGGCAAAGAAGTATTCTTTTGGATGTGTTATATTAATGCCTAACGGTGAGAAAATTAAGGAATCAGGATATGGTAATGAAACAGACGCGCTAAAAACAAAAAATGTAGCAGGCGAATTACAGGGTGCTATGTATGTTATTAAATTTTTAAGTGATAAGGGATATAAAAAAGCTATAATAAGGCATGATTATATAGGAATTTCAAAATGGTTTACAGGAGAATGGAAAGCAAAAAATAATATTGTAAAAAAGTATGTTGAATTTATGTCAAGGTATAAGAATATAATTGATATATCTTTTCAAAAAGTACAAGCTCATTCTGGCGATAAATTTAATGAAGAGGTAGATGCTCTTGCTAAAAATGCGTTAAATGGTAAACAAAAAATAAAAGAAGATGAATATGGGTTGATTGCACAAGATATAGATTTAGATGATTTAGAATCTATTATTGATCTTCTAAAGGAAGATATAAAAGATTTATCTGTGAAAGTCAGCGAAAGGGCTTATTTTAAGATGTATGTATTAACTGTACAGAAGGAACGAGTAGTAGTTAAATATTATTCTGATAATAATGGTAAACTTATAGTTCAAGGAAATCCAGAGAAATTATTTTCATTATTTTCAACATATGTTACAGAACTGGTTGATACAGATAAGATCCCTATTATTTTTAATAAATTTTATGATATAGATATAAAAAAGGATAATATTGAGAAACAATATAAAATATACTTAAGTAAAGCTAGTAATGAATTACCAGAAAAGATTCAAAGAGTACTGCATCAAGCCGTATATAATTTAAATTTTGATGGAGATATGTATGATCCAACGTATTTAGTATTTCCAACATATAGAGCTTTAGAAGGAGTTTTAAAATTTATATTAAAAAAATATGGAATACAATATAATGGTTCTTTTAATATGTTTACAAAACGTATCAATGGTACACACAAACTAATGAGTAAATATGAGCCTAAAATTGGTTCACCAAAAAAAATAGCATATATTAATAAATGCTTTAATTATTATTTTAATAATAGGAATACGTTATTTCATTGGGATGATCCTTGTGGAGAACAAGATACAACGCGTTTAATAAATAGTACAGAACAAGCAAGGAAGAGTATTAGAGATACACTAGATCTTATTGAAAACTTTTTTAATATGAATTAG
- a CDS encoding DUF4355 domain-containing protein → METNLNTNAGMENQNNLGGSDEKNNSAAESNQTEKTFNQDDVNKIIGDRLYKERAKWEKDFGERLKEAEKTAKMTADEKAQHELEKREQEISRKEAELFKRELRTKVFNVLREKKLPEDLIDIIAGDDEETLLQNIDKVADIFSKYETNIKTEFLKQNSYIPPHSTENLNYDSDPFLAGLNKK, encoded by the coding sequence ATGGAAACAAATTTAAACACTAATGCAGGAATGGAAAATCAAAATAATTTAGGTGGCAGTGATGAAAAAAATAATAGTGCTGCAGAAAGTAATCAAACCGAAAAGACTTTCAATCAGGATGATGTTAATAAAATAATAGGTGATAGGCTTTATAAGGAACGTGCTAAATGGGAAAAGGATTTTGGAGAAAGGCTCAAAGAAGCTGAAAAAACTGCAAAAATGACAGCAGATGAAAAAGCACAGCATGAGCTTGAGAAAAGGGAACAGGAAATATCACGAAAAGAAGCCGAACTATTTAAAAGGGAACTTAGAACAAAGGTGTTTAACGTCCTTAGAGAAAAGAAATTGCCTGAGGATTTAATTGATATTATAGCAGGGGATGATGAAGAAACCTTGCTGCAGAACATAGACAAGGTTGCAGATATATTTTCAAAATATGAAACAAATATAAAAACAGAATTTTTAAAACAAAATTCTTATATTCCACCACATAGCACGGAAAATTTAAATTATGACAGTGATCCATTCCTAGCAGGATTAAATAAAAAATAA
- the hsp18 gene encoding heat shock protein Hsp18, whose product MFDMVPFRKNNSLKRGDAFDNFIDSFFDNDFFTPMNMNGFGNGFKVDLKENETSYVVCADLPGMNKDSIDLDFNNNYLTICAKRNDSVEDKNENFVRRERKYGEFKRSFYIDNVDDSNITASFKDGVLRVDLPKLNREKGNGKKIDIHS is encoded by the coding sequence ATGTTTGATATGGTTCCATTTAGAAAAAACAATTCTTTAAAAAGAGGTGATGCATTCGATAACTTTATAGATTCATTCTTTGATAACGACTTTTTCACACCTATGAACATGAATGGTTTTGGCAATGGTTTCAAAGTTGATCTTAAGGAAAATGAAACTTCTTATGTAGTTTGTGCTGATTTACCAGGAATGAATAAAGATTCTATAGACTTAGATTTTAACAATAACTATTTGACTATATGTGCAAAAAGAAATGATTCTGTTGAAGATAAAAATGAAAACTTTGTAAGACGTGAAAGAAAATACGGTGAATTCAAAAGAAGTTTTTACATCGACAATGTAGATGATTCAAATATTACCGCTTCCTTTAAAGATGGAGTTTTAAGAGTTGATCTTCCAAAACTTAATAGAGAAAAAGGGAACGGCAAAAAAATAGATATACATTCATAA
- a CDS encoding helix-turn-helix transcriptional regulator — translation MANDLKYANNNIKLLLRYKDWTQGDLCKKTGITHVTMQRKLNSKIPKWTMLEGVSIARAFDMSVNDIFFTQMKLTS, via the coding sequence ATGGCTAACGATTTAAAATATGCAAATAATAATATTAAATTACTTCTAAGGTATAAAGATTGGACACAAGGGGATTTATGTAAAAAAACAGGAATAACACATGTAACTATGCAGAGAAAATTAAATAGTAAAATTCCTAAATGGACAATGTTAGAAGGTGTAAGTATAGCGAGAGCTTTTGACATGTCTGTGAATGATATCTTTTTTACACAGATGAAATTAACAAGTTAA
- a CDS encoding sigma factor-like helix-turn-helix DNA-binding protein: MDKKKAVEEMLKNYTTNVVIIKNIDLEIETINLCDNRDPKEIDRLNHIKKQKQFEVKKVNNMLEGLKDRELKIIEMRYFHRYKLKDIAVELDLNCNYVYCLKFKIINKLADSIICFPSLE, translated from the coding sequence ATGGATAAAAAGAAAGCAGTTGAGGAAATGCTTAAAAATTATACTACGAACGTTGTAATAATAAAGAATATAGACCTTGAAATAGAAACTATAAATTTATGTGATAATCGTGATCCTAAAGAAATAGATAGACTCAATCACATAAAGAAGCAGAAACAATTTGAAGTAAAAAAGGTAAATAATATGCTCGAAGGTTTAAAGGACAGAGAACTGAAAATAATTGAAATGAGGTATTTTCATAGATATAAATTGAAGGATATAGCTGTGGAATTAGATTTAAATTGTAATTACGTTTATTGCTTAAAATTTAAAATTATTAATAAGTTGGCAGATAGTATCATTTGTTTTCCCAGTTTAGAATGA
- a CDS encoding helix-turn-helix domain-containing protein has protein sequence MAIVKVYTVDEVHDYFEGKISKTAIYRAIELKRLKSVRVGKRYLISENAINDFLSGNGENED, from the coding sequence TTGGCAATTGTAAAGGTATATACAGTAGATGAAGTTCATGATTACTTTGAGGGCAAAATTTCCAAAACAGCTATCTATAGGGCAATAGAATTGAAAAGGCTTAAGAGTGTTAGGGTTGGGAAAAGGTACCTTATAAGTGAAAATGCAATAAATGATTTTTTAAGTGGTAATGGAGAAAATGAGGATTAA
- a CDS encoding helix-turn-helix transcriptional regulator — translation MFKINKNNLKLTRIKLGLTKAEVSRLANISHNTLSRIEKGEHSPNPATIGKIAKALNIEIEKLIDIQD, via the coding sequence ATGTTTAAAATTAATAAAAATAATTTAAAGCTTACCAGAATTAAATTAGGGTTAACTAAAGCAGAAGTTTCAAGGTTAGCAAATATAAGCCATAATACATTAAGTAGAATTGAAAAAGGAGAGCATTCGCCTAATCCTGCGACTATAGGAAAAATTGCAAAAGCTTTAAATATTGAAATAGAAAAACTAATTGATATCCAAGATTAA
- a CDS encoding restriction endonuclease, producing MGVYNPIEANTTDMTDTEFEKYVASLVKQMSEKEGIKCSVKHNYIARVNDGNYQIDVIAEYTFLGGQFIILIECKKYKNPVPREKVEILYNRIRSIGAHKGMLFSTSRFQQGAIDFAKKHGIALVQVIDGELLYNVKSVNIEKVEIPPWVNLPRYCGVMVRKVDNGIGCSVITKEYDDAIVNFIMN from the coding sequence ATGGGAGTTTATAATCCGATTGAAGCAAATACGACAGATATGACAGATACTGAATTTGAAAAATATGTTGCCAGTTTAGTGAAACAAATGAGTGAAAAAGAGGGTATAAAATGTAGTGTTAAACATAATTACATTGCAAGAGTAAATGACGGAAATTATCAGATAGATGTTATAGCTGAGTATACATTTTTAGGTGGACAATTCATAATATTAATAGAATGTAAGAAATATAAAAATCCTGTTCCAAGGGAAAAGGTAGAAATTTTATATAATAGAATTAGATCGATAGGTGCTCATAAAGGCATGTTATTTTCGACTTCAAGATTTCAACAAGGAGCAATTGACTTTGCAAAGAAACATGGTATTGCATTAGTTCAAGTAATAGATGGTGAATTACTATATAATGTAAAATCAGTAAATATAGAAAAAGTTGAAATTCCACCGTGGGTTAACTTGCCCCGATACTGCGGTGTTATGGTAAGAAAAGTAGATAATGGGATTGGATGTTCAGTTATTACTAAAGAATATGATGATGCAATAGTAAATTTCATAATGAATTAA
- a CDS encoding helix-turn-helix transcriptional regulator produces the protein MEKNIIGKRIKELREINKLTQSQLAQKIGLSRFAITKYERGERTPDSCIILELSMLFGVDTDYMLGKTNFKNFEEMELSELKNLLYDSCKSKNISQTGIVSYLSETIYMTLCDSIRNDKYDMLKSIYILYDLIETLFYTLDMNLKYSEKDTSSKDDFVNYTDENTNKIIQQIKESFISQIDYITQNYSSIYHNTNKEIREISPTGVFSYKTFEHYSSKKDISNNKNS, from the coding sequence ATGGAAAAGAATATTATAGGTAAAAGAATTAAAGAATTAAGAGAAATTAATAAATTAACTCAATCTCAATTAGCCCAAAAAATAGGTCTATCAAGATTTGCAATAACTAAATATGAACGAGGGGAAAGAACACCTGATTCTTGTATTATCCTAGAGTTAAGTATGTTATTTGGCGTAGATACCGATTATATGCTTGGTAAAACTAATTTTAAAAATTTCGAGGAAATGGAACTCTCAGAATTAAAAAACCTTTTATATGATTCATGTAAAAGTAAAAATATATCACAAACAGGCATAGTTTCATATTTATCTGAAACTATATATATGACTTTATGCGATAGTATTAGAAATGATAAGTATGATATGTTAAAGAGTATTTACATTTTGTATGACTTAATAGAAACTCTATTTTATACATTAGACATGAATTTAAAATATTCTGAAAAAGATACTTCAAGCAAAGATGATTTCGTAAATTATACTGATGAAAATACAAATAAGATAATTCAACAGATAAAAGAATCTTTTATCTCTCAAATCGACTATATAACACAAAATTATTCATCTATTTACCATAATACTAACAAAGAAATACGTGAAATTTCCCCAACAGGTGTATTTTCTTACAAAACATTTGAGCACTATAGTTCAAAGAAGGATATTTCAAATAATAAAAATTCTTAA
- a CDS encoding phage/plasmid primase, P4 family: MQQANNNFNNIPQEIRVCPNWVLWKKNKIPYQLNGKAASSTNPDTWTTFEKALKVYRNSSIYSGIGFVFSGNGITGVDIDNCIENGEIKEEAQYIIDLLGSYTEKSQSGKGIHILVKGTIPKTIKRKEIEIYSEKRYFALTGDKICGDTIEPKQNTLDQFYKKYHKGEDSSTKSKVQANSNIIYNKDIDDLLNKAFMSKNGFKIQELYKGNWQNIFNSQSEADQALCNYLAFWLDKDYDNIDIAFKNSVLYRKKWDRLDYKDRTINKAIRDCGETYQEYLARKQKEINDFIRNYDFTDLGISKDFKNQYKDILKYAVDTKYYYHWSGKKWVKYDDELPIKTLTIEFIENIVVKINEYISRLNDEKEIATMRKTRNKLKSARTSDVICKQYKAFADTHINSKIMDKDIRYINCNNGVVDTITGKLLPHDKDLHISKIAEVNYVPGKVNSLFKGSIDRLFGGDNEEIEAFEILLGYMLSGRANQKVFPIIHGAKNTGKTQIFELILNTFGSDYVKSIDKSLLMKVWNKSSGANPELAELQGVRLIICSETNDSDYFDTDFIKKIVGGDTIKARPLYKPPIEYTPIFVPVIFTNKKPSFDGNDDALVIRIIVIELLYSLDKNEVDPDFKEKALNDKEGIFSYIVSCIMKFTQTGRLKVPQRWEDSKEEYTKENNPYGKFRDIYFSDLPGHNLPAKEVYPIFEDWYIDEYSKNVPSRRKITQGFKTLGIKTGMTHGCTTYKDLVLNVEDGDVNSEIFRCFKGGHK; the protein is encoded by the coding sequence ATGCAGCAAGCAAATAATAACTTTAATAATATTCCACAAGAAATAAGAGTATGTCCAAACTGGGTATTATGGAAAAAAAACAAAATTCCATATCAATTGAATGGTAAGGCAGCAAGTAGTACTAATCCTGATACATGGACAACCTTTGAAAAAGCGTTAAAGGTATATAGGAACAGTAGTATTTATTCAGGCATTGGATTTGTTTTCTCTGGTAACGGAATTACAGGTGTTGACATTGATAACTGCATAGAAAATGGAGAAATAAAAGAAGAAGCTCAATATATAATTGATTTGCTCGGTAGCTATACAGAAAAGAGCCAAAGTGGCAAAGGTATTCACATTTTAGTTAAAGGGACTATTCCTAAAACTATTAAAAGGAAAGAAATAGAGATATACAGTGAGAAAAGATATTTTGCTCTAACAGGGGATAAAATTTGTGGAGATACTATAGAACCTAAGCAAAATACTTTGGACCAATTTTATAAGAAGTACCACAAGGGGGAGGATAGTTCAACTAAAAGTAAAGTTCAAGCTAATAGCAATATTATATATAACAAAGATATTGATGATTTACTTAATAAAGCTTTCATGAGTAAAAATGGATTTAAAATTCAGGAGCTTTATAAAGGGAACTGGCAGAATATTTTTAATAGTCAGTCTGAAGCAGATCAGGCACTATGCAATTATTTAGCATTTTGGCTCGACAAAGATTATGACAATATTGATATTGCTTTTAAAAATAGTGTGCTTTATAGGAAAAAGTGGGACAGGTTAGATTATAAAGACAGAACTATAAATAAGGCTATTAGAGATTGTGGAGAAACATATCAAGAATATTTAGCAAGGAAACAAAAAGAAATTAATGATTTTATAAGAAATTATGATTTTACTGATTTAGGTATATCCAAAGATTTTAAAAATCAGTATAAAGACATTTTGAAATATGCAGTAGATACTAAGTATTATTATCATTGGAGTGGCAAAAAATGGGTTAAATATGATGATGAATTACCTATAAAGACTCTTACTATTGAATTTATTGAAAATATAGTAGTTAAAATTAATGAATACATTTCACGTTTGAATGATGAAAAAGAAATTGCAACTATGAGAAAAACACGAAATAAGTTAAAAAGTGCTAGAACGTCAGACGTAATATGTAAACAGTATAAAGCCTTTGCTGATACTCATATCAATTCAAAAATAATGGACAAGGATATTAGGTATATAAATTGCAATAACGGGGTTGTGGACACTATTACAGGGAAGTTATTACCCCACGATAAGGATTTACATATATCTAAAATAGCAGAGGTTAATTATGTACCGGGTAAAGTAAATTCATTGTTTAAGGGTTCTATTGATAGGCTTTTTGGCGGGGATAATGAGGAAATAGAAGCTTTTGAAATACTTTTAGGATATATGTTAAGTGGCAGAGCTAATCAAAAAGTATTTCCTATTATACATGGTGCTAAAAATACAGGTAAAACCCAGATCTTTGAACTTATATTAAATACTTTTGGCAGCGATTACGTTAAATCAATAGATAAAAGTTTATTGATGAAAGTATGGAATAAAAGTTCAGGAGCTAATCCAGAACTTGCAGAGCTTCAAGGTGTAAGGTTAATAATATGTTCTGAAACAAACGATAGCGATTATTTTGATACTGATTTTATAAAGAAAATAGTTGGTGGAGATACAATCAAGGCAAGGCCATTGTACAAGCCCCCAATTGAGTATACACCTATTTTTGTGCCTGTAATATTTACAAATAAGAAACCAAGTTTTGACGGAAATGATGATGCCCTAGTTATAAGAATTATAGTTATAGAATTATTGTATTCTTTAGATAAAAATGAGGTTGATCCTGATTTCAAAGAAAAGGCTTTAAATGATAAGGAAGGTATATTTAGTTATATAGTAAGTTGCATTATGAAATTTACTCAAACAGGCAGACTAAAAGTTCCACAGAGGTGGGAGGATTCAAAAGAAGAGTATACAAAGGAAAATAATCCTTATGGAAAATTTAGAGATATATATTTTAGTGACCTCCCGGGGCATAATTTACCTGCAAAAGAAGTATATCCAATATTTGAGGATTGGTATATTGATGAATATTCAAAAAATGTGCCATCAAGAAGAAAGATTACTCAAGGGTTTAAAACGTTAGGAATTAAAACAGGTATGACTCATGGATGTACGACTTATAAAGATTTAGTTTTAAATGTTGAGGATGGAGATGTTAATTCAGAGATATTTAGATGTTTTAAGGGTGGACATAAGTAG
- a CDS encoding helix-turn-helix domain-containing protein gives MLSVVLNEKQEKMISMLIQGETIAGIARKVNVTRSTIYSWLSKDNIKAELNRRRQDIVNEGNNYILKDVRSYIDNIKELANDSSDKRVKLAANQYLMNRVYGSPASVIETYNDETNTTVDENELERELEKFKKMSR, from the coding sequence GTGTTGAGTGTGGTTTTAAATGAGAAACAGGAAAAAATGATTTCAATGCTTATACAGGGTGAAACAATAGCAGGAATAGCAAGGAAAGTAAATGTTACTAGATCCACAATATATTCATGGCTCAGTAAAGACAACATTAAAGCTGAATTAAACAGAAGACGCCAAGACATTGTAAATGAAGGCAATAACTACATCCTAAAAGATGTTAGATCATATATAGATAACATAAAAGAGTTAGCCAATGACAGCTCAGATAAAAGGGTTAAACTTGCAGCTAACCAATATCTCATGAATAGAGTGTATGGAAGTCCGGCGTCAGTAATTGAAACTTACAATGACGAGACTAACACCACTGTGGATGAAAACGAGCTTGAAAGAGAGCTTGAAAAATTTAAAAAAATGAGCCGCTAG